One stretch of Candidatus Baltobacteraceae bacterium DNA includes these proteins:
- a CDS encoding glutaredoxin domain-containing protein — MPDSDSLREEITREVAANTILVYGKGTKDAPRCGFTLETIQFFNHFGYPFEVVDVLENMPKREALAQMTEWPTLPKVFIDGQFYGDTDILGPMAQNGELTTLLSKAFEKKGVKPSVVL, encoded by the coding sequence GTGCCTGACTCTGACTCACTGCGCGAGGAAATTACGCGCGAAGTCGCCGCCAATACGATTCTCGTCTACGGAAAAGGGACGAAGGACGCGCCGCGTTGCGGCTTCACACTCGAAACGATCCAATTTTTCAATCACTTTGGCTATCCGTTCGAAGTGGTCGACGTGCTCGAGAATATGCCGAAGCGCGAAGCGCTCGCACAGATGACGGAATGGCCGACGCTACCGAAGGTTTTCATCGACGGACAGTTTTACGGCGATACCGACATCCTGGGGCCGATGGCGCAAAACGGCGAGCTCACCACGCTGCTGAGCAAGGCGTTCGAGAAGAAAGGCGTCAAGCCGAGCGTCGTCTTATAG
- a CDS encoding BolA family protein gives MIDRDGVVALIRAQMPDADVVVTDMTGTMDHYDIRVRSNAFSGKSLLDQHRMVYAALEAARQDGRIHALQLKTEVPSA, from the coding sequence ATGATTGATAGAGATGGAGTAGTCGCGCTCATACGCGCGCAGATGCCTGATGCAGATGTGGTCGTCACCGACATGACGGGGACGATGGACCACTACGACATTCGCGTTCGCTCCAACGCCTTCAGCGGAAAGTCGCTACTCGATCAACATCGCATGGTGTATGCAGCTCTCGAAGCTGCGCGTCAAGACGGACGCATTCACGCGCTTCAACTCAAGACGGAGGTCCCCAGTGCCTGA
- a CDS encoding acyl--CoA ligase, with amino-acid sequence MKIDSFEWQVPAEFNFARDVIDALAKSDGARTGLMFLDGAKNRTNFTFGEISAISQRYARALSDLGIKKGDRVIVLLPKIPGWLFSMLALDRIGAVVIPCSEQLRAKDLLFRATHSEASAIVAHVSNAAEVDQMRGDATLLQRFAVLGGERANWTALEPLAERAKPEAGVKTLPSDLAYIVYTSGTTKDPKGVVHDHAYTFAKRMQAAFWLDAKPSDLLWCTAGTGWAKSLWNVLLGPWSCGSTIVLHEGAFIPEERMDLLRDLGVTVLCQAPTEYRLEAKLEKLGERWKFPKLRHCVSAGEPLNPEVIARWRDAFGLSILDGYGQTENSLLVANLPGMEVRPGSMGKPTPGHTVGVIDENGNELEAGEVGDIAVRTSPRPPTLFKGYYKNEEETSRSYRGGWYLTGDRAQLDDDGYFWFVGRADDVISSAGYRIGPFEVESALLEHPAVAESAVVGSPDAERGNVVKAFIVLRPGHEASDALARELQEHCKRVTAPYKYPREIEFIAELPKTRSGKIRRVELRQAELRKKGATAASGYV; translated from the coding sequence ATGAAGATCGACTCGTTTGAATGGCAGGTTCCGGCGGAGTTCAACTTCGCGCGCGACGTGATCGATGCGCTCGCCAAATCCGACGGGGCGCGGACGGGCCTCATGTTCCTGGATGGGGCGAAGAACCGCACGAACTTCACCTTCGGCGAGATTTCGGCGATCTCGCAGCGCTACGCGCGCGCCCTCAGCGACCTCGGCATCAAGAAAGGCGATCGCGTGATCGTCTTGCTGCCGAAGATTCCAGGCTGGCTGTTCTCGATGCTTGCGCTGGACCGCATCGGTGCGGTCGTGATTCCGTGCTCGGAGCAGCTGCGTGCAAAGGATCTGTTGTTCCGCGCGACCCACAGCGAAGCGAGCGCGATCGTCGCGCACGTCAGCAATGCAGCCGAAGTCGATCAGATGCGCGGCGACGCCACATTGCTTCAGCGCTTTGCCGTCCTCGGCGGCGAGCGTGCGAATTGGACGGCGCTCGAGCCACTCGCCGAGCGCGCCAAACCGGAAGCGGGCGTCAAGACGCTGCCCTCCGATCTCGCGTACATCGTCTACACGAGCGGCACGACCAAAGATCCAAAGGGCGTCGTGCACGATCACGCCTACACGTTTGCGAAGCGGATGCAAGCCGCGTTTTGGCTCGACGCGAAGCCTAGCGATCTCTTGTGGTGCACGGCCGGTACGGGCTGGGCAAAATCGCTATGGAACGTGCTGCTCGGACCATGGTCGTGCGGTTCGACGATCGTCTTGCACGAGGGCGCCTTCATTCCGGAAGAGCGCATGGACTTGTTGCGCGATCTCGGCGTCACGGTGCTTTGTCAGGCACCGACCGAATATCGTCTCGAGGCGAAGCTGGAGAAGCTCGGCGAGCGTTGGAAATTCCCGAAGCTGCGGCACTGCGTCTCGGCCGGCGAGCCGCTGAATCCCGAGGTGATTGCACGCTGGCGTGATGCCTTTGGTCTTTCGATTCTCGACGGTTACGGACAAACCGAGAATTCGTTGCTCGTTGCAAACCTGCCGGGGATGGAAGTGCGTCCCGGTTCGATGGGCAAGCCGACGCCCGGCCACACCGTCGGTGTGATCGACGAGAACGGCAACGAGCTTGAAGCCGGCGAGGTAGGCGACATCGCGGTGCGCACCTCGCCGCGCCCGCCGACGCTTTTCAAAGGCTACTATAAGAATGAAGAAGAGACGTCGCGCTCTTATCGTGGCGGCTGGTACCTCACCGGCGATCGCGCGCAGCTCGACGATGACGGATATTTTTGGTTCGTTGGGCGCGCGGACGACGTAATCTCATCGGCTGGATACCGCATCGGGCCGTTCGAGGTCGAGAGCGCATTGCTCGAGCATCCGGCCGTCGCAGAATCTGCCGTCGTCGGGAGTCCTGACGCCGAGCGCGGCAACGTGGTCAAAGCCTTTATCGTGCTGCGTCCCGGTCACGAAGCCAGCGATGCGCTCGCGCGGGAGCTGCAAGAGCATTGCAAACGCGTGACCGCGCCCTACAAATATCCGCGCGAGATCGAGTTCATCGCCGAGCTGCCGAAAACGCGCTCCGGAAAGATTCGGCGCGTCGAGCTGCGTCAGGCCGAGCTGCGCAAGAAAGGCGCCACGGCCGCAAGCGGCTACGTGTAG